The following is a genomic window from Lepisosteus oculatus isolate fLepOcu1 chromosome 24, fLepOcu1.hap2, whole genome shotgun sequence.
CCCTTCCAGACGCGCTCTGTCTACCCCGCTGCAGCTGGGTGCAGAGGGCAGGCCGGCGTGTCTTGGGGGACTGCGTCCTCCTGCGGTTGCCCGTTCAGGAACCGGCACAGCGCCGCCGGCGTGCAGGACGGGGGCAGAGGGGAATCTCCCCTCCCCTGGCAGAGGCCGAGGTGCTCATGTCCCGAGAGAGCAGCACAGCACCGCAGCCCCGGCTCGAGCCGGGGAGGGGGCAATACTGCGCTTCCTGCCCCGGAGCCGGGGCAAAGACCGCAGCCTCTCCGGGGGCCGAGGAGGGGGCAGGTCTGAGGAGTAGAGGGGGCAGAGAAACCGGCTTCAGTGACCCCTGTGTTTGAGGTAAGCCAGTTGCGCTTTTCTTCCTGTTCTTGCTGCGTCGAGCGCCTCTGTCCATACCGGCCTGCCAGGCCGGCGCTGGACAGGCTCGGATCGTGACCTTGAGCCGCCACAGCGGCCCGGTACCGAGGACAGACGTGTCCGGCAAACGACTGGACTCAAAAACCAAGAAACCTCAGAATAAATCTGCTCTCCTTTCCAAATCAATTCCCTGCGTCAGAGCCGCCCTGTTCCGAGTCCCGGAACAGCTTTCCCCAGGGATCCCGGCCGGCCCCTGCCTGGAGACTGCCGAATCCAAGCTGCACGCGCACACCCACGCCTCCGGGCATCAGTCGCGTGTCCCCCTGCCCCCTTCCCCTGCTGAGCGCTCCGATGAGCACCCAGCACTCCAGCTCCGAGATGTCGGCATCGCTCTTCCCGTTTCCTGAGCAGCAGGAGGGGAAGCGAACTGCAGGAACCCGCCCCAGGGCAGCAGAGGCACAGGGCAGGGGACCGTGGGAGAGGGAGAAAACCGGGGATCGGAAAAAGTGAGACAAAAGTGCGTGTCTGGTGTAGGCCATCAGGAGGGGAGAACCTTGATAACTTGGTGATGGATTGGTTGATTGGTTAATTAGTTAACCAGTGCGAAGCTCCGAATCATTATGTGGCTGGTAGCTTAATTTTTTAATGGATTTACTTGTATGAGGTGGGTTTGGGCTAGGGCTAGCAGGTCCTGCTTCACCCGTCTTGCGGACGGATGGTTTTATGACGGTGCCTGTGCTGGGCGGAGTATCTTGGGTGTGCTCCTGGCTCGTCGTCTGTGACTCACCGTCCCAAACGTTAGTGGAGCCCGAGAGGGAACACTGCAGAGGTCAGCCCCCAGTACTGACATTAACGCCCAGAGGCAGAGCCCGAGCTGGGGCTGGAGGCGATGACAGGCAGGAGGTTAACTGGCTGTGAATTAGTGGCTGGTGTGGGGCGGGGCCCAGTAATCCGACAGATGGTGGGGGTGTGGCCAGGGCGCTGCAGGGGCCGACGCTGCAGAGACACACCCCCCTTCTACACTGCAGGCTATATTATTGAGGTCTGTGTTGTTCTCCACAAATAGTGTGCAGAGCTGCAGCAGCTATGTTTGTATTCAGCTCAGAGAGGCCCAAGCAGCAGCATATTTATACCCTGTATAAGTTGGCACCCTATATACTGTGTTTACAGCTGTGTTCAGTGCTTATTATTCCTTCCTTTGAAGCCGTTGAGTCTTCACTATATCCCAGTTTTGTGAAAAGCGTTCATTGTCTTTGTTCAGGACAGCTTTATTGTAATTATGAATGGCGGTTTTTCATATCGTCCTTGCGTTTGCCCTCGCGGTGCGTGTGCATTCCGTCGGAGTGAATATTTGTCTGGACATCTCATTGGAGAAAACAAGCCCACAGCGTTCAGCACCCTGCTCCAGGCTAGATCTCCACCCACTCCGGAGCTCTGGGCTCAGACACGTGCAAGCGCTGCTTGTGGGCCTGATGGAGCAGAACAGCCAGCAGCCGAGACCTTCCGAGGGTCGTGATGTTCAAGCGCTGCTTCGCAGTCATCACTCCTGCCTTTCAGAACCGGCGCCGAGACACACGAGCAGCATACGGGAGAGAGTGGACTGGAGTTCAGTCCTCAATACTGTTGGCTCTGGAGGCTTTTTCATATCAAGTGGCAGAACAGAAGGATCCCGATCCGTGTTCTCTCCCAAGAGGCCCCGCGAGATGGTCTGCTGCCGAGACCTCTTtcagtgaaagaaaagaaaaggctcCAGGTTGTGTGGCGTTCTGAGAAATCGTCTTTCTCTCTCCACCCAGCGTTGTCAATGGTAGCTTCTGCTGCCTGCAGGGTGCCAGCTCAAACTTAACATCTTGGAATGGAGTGCTTGCTGGGAAGACGTTTGGACGTTTCGGGTCAAGTGGAAGAACGGAAGGATCCCGATCCGTTTTCTCTCCCAAGAGGCCCCGCGAGATGGTCCCCCAGCAGCTCCGGGGGGCCGGTCTTGTCGCCCCGGCTGTCCGACTCCAGGCTCTCTCTCCTCCCGGTCACCCGGAGGAGGACGGGAGAAGAGCCGCAGAGGGGTGGGCAGGGCCACTGTGAAGACCTGCAGCCTCCGTGTCCACCCCTGGGGGGGTCACAGGCCTTGACCGGACCTGACGGAGGGGGGGTGATCTGGGAAGTGGCCCAGGAATTGGAGCCCCAGCCGGGTCGGGacgcggagagagagagagctgcgGAGAGCTCATCCTGGCCGGACGGCGCAGGGCAGTAGCCGATGGCTTCCCAGGCAACGCCGGCTCACAGACTCTGGTCTGATCGTTCACGTTTCAAGATTAATCGATAAAAGGACAATTGCAGTTGCTGTGACTTGCTCATTACGCAACGGCAAAGGCTGCCAAGCAACTACCAACGCAGACAAACGAgagtaaatgaaagaaaatagacCCTTCCTTCCTCTCTCTAGCACACCACTCTGCCTGtccctcccctctcctgcctCTGCCGCAGGGACTGGTGGGTTAGGATGTGCTGATCCAGTGCAGGCAGGGGGCTGTAACTTTGGAAGCAGAGTCGCTGCATTCCACAGGTCAGGATTAATGGCCGACACAATGCGAGATCGCCTGGGGAATCAATTAAGCTCCCCCCCATGGCGAGCGAACGGTCGGTCGTTCGTTCGGTCAGAAGAAACGCGCCATTCACAGTGCCTGCTATGCATTGTGGGATATCTGAATTAATTAGCTGACCTTTTCATGCTGTTGTAAAGAAAACCACCTGAAGAAACCTCGATTTCTTGTTTATGTTAGATGAAGGCGAGCTGACAGCCACGGACAGAAGTCTCAtatttctgtctgtctgtataTCCATCACGTAAGCTCCATATATCATGGTGACAAAAGATGCCCTTAGCATTTGATGTAGTGATTGGTTTATTCACACTGACAGTCCCCAGAGAGGGCATTCATACCGAATTCATACCCACTGAATCCAGGCAGCCTCTGCAATCAGCTGGCATAGCTGGATGCCCTCCAGCTGAAGTGCATCATTAATGTAAAACGCGCATCCAGACTGGAGAGCCCAGCAGAGAGCCGCTTACATAAGTCGGAGAGTGCAGAGTGTCACGCTTACTCACTCAGAAGATGACTGTgcattgcagaaaaatgttttgtttaatgcgCGTGCTGTGAGCGTCGGGCTACGATCCCCCCGGGAGTGAGCGCGTCTTGTGAGTGAAAGCATGAGTGTGCCGACAGGGCTGCAGGAGGGACAGAGGAGTGAGAAACCTTCgtccgacacacacacacacagagagtgcGGTGCCGCCTGACGTTTGTCGTGACAGAGCAGCGTGGGTAATTAAGCAGGAGAGTGATTAAGCCGTCATGGCGAGATCGCCCCCCTGCTGTGAGCCGTGTCGGGGGTGTTCGAGGGCAGGGGCAGTGGGCTGGCATTGAGAGTCCAGAGTAAGACTGCATGAGCTTTACCTGTATCATACCTGAATGACCACATCTGTACAACGAGGTTCTATAACCCCGCCGAGGTATTTCATCCCCTGCAGAGACCCTGAAGCATAGTGGAGCCCCCGAGTCCCGGGTTCAGCCTGCATGCTATAAAAGGACATTGCGCCCAGTGAAATCTTGGCGCAGCGAGATCTTAAAAGCTGTCAATGAAGATGCGAAACGAATGCCCGCTCTATGTCTTGAACATTGTGTTTTGTAGGCGGCCCGCCAAATTGTCCGGGCAGTCTGGGGGTTACACGAAACACGATCGTGCCTTCACCTCCCCCAGGGTTATCGTGACATGCCACAAGAGAGAAAGGATTAGGGAGGGCGCTCTGTACCTAACTCTCTAAGGCCGGCAGTCATTGTGATCCTGGGCTGTGGGGGTGCTCATTTTCAGCGCGGTTAAGCCACCGCCCTCCCAGAATGGGGGGGAGGAAAGGTGTCCTGTTCTCTTCCCCCATGTCCCGTTTTTGTTCCTTGGAGCCCCCCGCTGCCAGTCTGAGCGTCTCTGTCATCTCTCCCCAGAGCAGCCCGTGCGTTCGGAGAGTACCTGTCGCACGCCCACCCTGAGAACAGGAACGGATCAGGTGAGCCGGTCTCTCTCCCGGATTCCTGAGGCCGGGAGCTCCGCTCCGCTGCGGCTTACAGCTCCGAGACGGGTCTCTGCTCTGACGGCCTGtcccgctctctctctctcccccccccccaagaccACCTGCTGTCGGAGACCTTCATCTGCCAGGACTCCGACTCCCTGGAGAACAGCGGCctgcacaacaacaacaacaaccagcGCCCCGCGGCGCCCCCCCGCAGCCCCCCCGCGCCGGGAGCCCCCGCCGGCCAGGACGCTCCGGCCGCAGCCGGGGCCGCCTCCTGCCCCCCCAACAAGCGCCGGCTGTCTCTGGTGTCCGGCGGGCAGCTGGAGCGCAGCCTCTCCGCGGAGGAGCCGCCGCCGCccgccctgcgcggcctgtgcgcGGACTGCGAGCCCCAGCCGCCGCGGGTCTACACCATCACGAGGGAGGGGGGCATGCTGGGGGGCCGGGGCAGCGCCGAGAGCCTGGAGCTGGAGGTGCTGAAGGGGAGCCAGGAGCTGGGCCGGCGCTCCCCCCCCTCGCCGCCCCCCGCTGCCGCCGGGGCCCCCCCCCACGGCGGCGAGGGCCACCACCACCACGGCAACCATCACCACGGCGGCCACCACCACGGCAaccatcaccaccaccaccaccaccaccaccagcagcagcacgccaacagcggcggcggcggcggcgcccCGCCCGCCCCCCAGCCGCTGCAGAGCTCCGGCAGCGCCCACAACATCCGCGGCTGGGCGGGGGCGGGCAGCCGGCCGGGCTCCAGGGACTGCCCGCAGGACTGCGCCGGCTCCCACCCGGCTCCCGTCGGCGCCCAGCACTCCCTGGACCTGGAGAGCGCCCGCCAGCGCAAGAAGCTGGAGAGGATGTACAGCGTGGACCGGGTGTCCGGTGAGTGGAGGGAGGGGCCGTCGGCGGTCACCTCTCGGGCGCGGGGGGGGCGTGAGTTCGAAGCCTTCGCTGGAGTCCAGAGCCCAGCGTTTCCAGACAGCCACACAAGGACACCCTGTTTTTTAAGATCCTTAAAACCCCTGTTTACCGCAGAAAGAAAGTCCTTTCCTTAATCTCTCGCCGTCTGTCCGCCGTGCCGTGTCGGTCTGGTCCCTGACGCCTCGGTCTCTCCCTCCCCGCCGCAGAGGACGTGCCCATCCACAGCTGGTTCCCCAAGGAGAACATGTTCAGCTTCCAGACGGCCACAACCACCATGCAGGCGTGAGTACAGCCCACCCAGGGGTGCACTCagactcgggggagggggtggcTCAGCAGTCCGAGCCTCTATCTGCCTTCTGCAGCTACCAGAGCAGCTGTGTAATCTAAGAGCAGCATTTCCTTGTCTAAGTCAATTGGCAGCTATCCTGCAGCAGGTCTTTTTGGTTGGTCCTTGTTCGGAAAGACTGGGTCCGGTATTCCTTTGGTCCCGCGTTGATCTGTCCTGTTCTCCCACTGCCTGGGGGTCTTTGCTCTGTGCTGTAACCCATTTGGAAGTCCAGTGAAATCTGCCTGCACTGGTTCTGCACGGAGTGGCAGTGGACAAGCCAGACGCACGGCCGGGAACAGGAGCCCATTCCCGGTTGGCTGGAGTCTGGCACGAGCTGCCCAGTcttgctgttgaagccgataccctggcttctctcgaGAACCAGCTGCAGACCATACAGGACAGGGCTCCGCTGTCTGCAGGGCAGAAATAATAGTCACTCCAAGAATGAATAGAAGGTTGATGCATCTTTTATTCCCCAAAAGTGTAATGGGCGTTCCAAGCTATTCATCTGAGAGCGCAGGTCTCGCCTCCTGTTTGTCGTAGGAGGGAGAATGAAGGGATCTGAACAGTTTTTCTAACAcctgcttgtctttctttcaCGCTGTCCCTCCTTTCACCCCTGTGTCCCTGCGGATCTGCAGGATCTCGTAAGTGTTCCTTAAGTGTTCTTGGCACTATGGAAGCCCTGTGGTGTCGTTGTACAGTGGAGaccctgtggtgtgtgtgtgtgtgtgtgtgtgtgtgtgtgtgtgtgtgtgtgtgtgtgtgtttgcactATAGAGaccctgtggtgtgtgtgtgtttgcactATAGAGACCTTGTGGTCCCCATTACAGTCACCTTCTGAGGAGTGTTTGAAGTTATGGAGGACAGCTATGCAGTTTTATGAAATGACTCATTTACACACCATGTGCACTGAGTATACAGCACGCACACAAAGAACACGCTTTGCAGTGCCGTCTGTGTACACAAGCAGCACAGCGTTGACTGTATACCTGAGGCAGGTGTCCTTTGTGAAGTATACAGTGTATTAACAAACAAGGTATTGTCTGTCTAtggaacaagtgaaggtttattccctgctgaaaagagaagaaacacagcgtttgggctgtggagccttcttcaggtgtagtCTGTCTGTGCCCTCTATCGCATATGTGAACCTGGCGCACAGTGTGTACAGGAGACAAGGCTCCGGGTGCTCAGCAGGTTCGCCAGGGCTAGATGACTCGCTGCCCCCATCGTGTGTTAGTGTACGGTGGGAGCTGCTGGAGAGCAGGTGGGAGCGAGACTGGCGAGTGCGGAAATAAACTGGAAAGGGTGCAGGTGGGAATAGGAACGGAGGGCGAGCTCTGCACCAGGACAGAGCAgggcacagcgccccctgtcaGGGTCCGGGCTCGGGCGCCGTCCCTGGTCCTGAACACGGAGAGAGCAGGACGCAGCCCTGTGCTTGCCAGCGTTCGTGTCGCGCGTCTGCAGCGGAGCCGCCTGTGTGGTTTCGcacctcctccagctgctgcCCCGCGCTGGCATGTGTGTGGTGGCCGCCCCCCCGTCACAGTGGGAGCGGCGGTGCCCCCCGGCGGATCTCGGCACGGCGTCGGCGCATAGCCTGCGCCCCGCCCGCCCCCCCCCGTGGGGCTTCTCCCATGCTGGCCCGGGGGGTGTGCTGTGagaagtgggggggggggggggcccaGGGTCCCTGATTAACACTGTGACGTCTCAGCAGGGCGTTCCGGGGCTTTGCTGAGAGAAAGAGGCGGAAAAGGGAACACGAGTCGGCAGCTGTGATCCAGAGGTACCGTGTCACacctgtcctgtgtcctgtgtgtccTCGCCAGCTGTGGCCCCCCCTCTCTGTGGCCgtaatttgtgttttaaatcaCCACCTTTGCTCAGGCGCTCAGTTCTGACATATCCTGCTCTGGTCCGTTAGGAGCCCCTTCTCCTCTGTTGCCCCGATGCCTCTCGACTTCCGTGCCTTTAAACATTGAGTACAGGAACATAGTCTTCCGGGAGCAACACAACAGCGCCGCTTATTTTCATCAACAGTTAAATacacctctctcctctccctccggCAGTTTCCTCCTCTCCACAGAGGTAAACTGGGCCACATCCTCTCTCCCTGCCTTCCAGATGTTTGATCATAGATGCACGGTCTCCATGGTTACAGGATGCAGGCGCTCCAGCTGTGCAGGTCTCAagcagagagagaaggagaaagaggaggaggagagagagagagagccagaGAGGTCGAGGAATGAATATTTAGAGAGAAATAAAAGACTTGTAATCTAATTGAAAAAGCAGAATAGGAACCACATTGAAAGAACAGGATTGACCGTGTCCTCAGTTACCCTGCCCACAAGGCTTGAGCACTGGCAGTGTGTCTACAGATGAACTCTTCCCGTCTGTCTGACAGCTGTGAGTACAGCTTGCTTGGGCAGCGGGGAGTGAAAAACCGCTCCTCtgtttttcctttgaaaatgtaaaagtatgttttaaatttaataagtTACATCCTCTCTGGATTTCACAGGCGTGAATGGATGGTTCTTTGTGTGACGTGAGAAAGGCAGCCTGGGGCCCAGTGGCTCCCCCTGCAGGTAGAAGCAGGGCGAGACGTCTGTGCTCCTGTAACGCTGGTATAATATCTCCAGCCTGCTTGTGCCAGATCTGTTCCTGTGAACGCACAGGTTCGAGAGTGCACGTCCTCCTGTAACTTCAAACACTCCCCAGCAGGCGGTGTGGAGCTGCTCTGAGCTCGTTCCTGACTCTCttgctctgtctctccctcacgCTCTCTGTCCTTCTCCACCTCCCCCGATTCCCTCTCCCACCTCTCCTCCCTACCTCCCCGCCTCTCTCTTCACATCTCCTGTCCaaccctcctcctctctcttcacaTCACCTGTCCAACTgtcccctgcccctgcccctctctcctctccgcaGAAACTTCCGCAAGCACCTCCGGATGGTGGGCAGCCGGCGGATGAGGGCTCAGAGTGAGTCTCTGAGTGTCTGTGGCTCTGTGCATGCCCTGTAACTAGTGCACCTGTGTAGTGTAGTAATAAGCGGTGTCTGTATTGCGTTGTGTACATTGTTGTGTAGTGTATGTGTGTGCTGTTATTACGGTGTACGTACAGaacaatgtgtgtgtgtgtgcgccacATGTGTGTAGTTCTGGgtgtgtacagtacctgtgtgcTGGTAACTGATGGGTGATTGGGAACATTACCATCCGCAGACTGGGGGTGTGTGCTGGAGTGGGCTGTTTCACTTCCTTCCCTTTAAATATTCGGCTGAATGTTGTCCCTTTTGCGCTGGTCACCCCCTTCCTCCACGCTCACTCACTCGCGAGCACCAGCCGAGAGTGAGTTGTTGGCACGATCTCACTCTCTGGGCTCTTCAGACACGCCCATCCCGCTGTCTTTGGATGCACTcttacattttcacatttgaCACGAGCCAGCTAGAAACGCGGACCTCCGTTCCTCAGTCCTCAGTTTCAGGAGTTCCAGCTCTTTTAATTAAGGGATATTTAATTTCCTCATTGTCCATGATCTGTAGCACCAGTCCAGCTCTTGTGCATGACTTGGGGCCGAACAGAACTGGACCTCCCAGTTGGAATCTCCTCAGAACTCCAGCCAGGCTGGGACACATTCAGCGAAGACGCTAAAGGGAGCTGTTGTGAGGGTGTGCGTTGTGTCCGGAGCTCTGTGCCGGCGCAGGCCGGACCGCAGCGTGTCTGAGTGTGACCCTCTCTCCATCCCCTCCCACACCCTCCTCCGCCAGCCTTCGCTGATCGCCGGGAGAAGAGCTTCAGCCGGTCCTGGAGTGACCCCACCCCCATCAAGACCGACCCTCTGCACGACTCCCGCGACAGTGAGTCCCACGCAGCGTGCCAATCTCCGCACACGCCGCTGCcactcctgtctgtctgtctgtacgtGCAGCTTATCCGTGTCTGTGTGGTTGTGTATTTCACTGTCATCTCCTCAATGTGCACAGGTGTATGTGGGTGTGTCTTTCACAGTGAGTTTGTCTGTGCGGTTGTGTGTCTGATTTCTCTGTATGTAGAGTTgtgctgctgtgagtgtgtgtcgcTGTGTCCAGTGCCTGTCTTTTTCGGTATTTCCGAATCTCTACGGTTTTCAGACTCTTAATCTGTTATAATGGCCCTGGTCATGTTTTCACACTTTATTGCCCCTGCTCCCATTTCCCAATCCTGCCCCCCCTCCCCTGTCCTCAGGCGGAGACCTGCAGGAGTCCTGTGGCACCCTGGACGAGGGCAGTGCTGACCAGATctgggaggaggagagggaggaggagaggctGGCCTGCCAGGGCGAAGACTTCATCCCTCCCAAGATCATGGTGAGCAAGGAAGACCCAGTCGAACCCCACGCTCTCTGTCTTTCTGTAGTTCTGTCTCTTAGTGTTTTGGTTAGATACTGCAGGGTCTGGTGAGCatgccagtgtgtctgtgttaatGCCTTCCTCTCTCCGCCTCAGCTCATCTCCTCCAAAGTTCCCAAGGCAGAGTACGTGCCCAACATCATCCGGAGAGACGACCACTCCATCATCCCCATTCTCTACGTGAGTCACTCACACTGCTACACAAACTGCACACATTGCTAATACTGCACACATCGCTACACATCGCACATACTGCAAAATACAGCAAACGCTGCGGCACAATATTGTGTGCACTACTGCAGTATTGTGTGTAATTCTGCACAATACTGTGCATGCTACTCCACAGTATTGCAGAACGCTGTTGTTCAGTTCTTCCCATCTAAACTCTCTCTTTCTCCGCGCAGGATCACGAACATGCGACCTTTGATGACATTCTTGGTACGTCCAACTCTGTGTGCACGTGGGAGGTCTTTCGTATGATTGCTGTGTATACTCTATACAATACTGTTGACAAACAGACATTGCAGTATGTCTCTTACTTCCTCCTGCAGAGGAGATAGAGAAGAAGCTCAATGCCTACAGGAGGGGCTGTAAGATCTGGAGAATGCTGATCTTCTGCCAGGTAAGAGAGATGGAGTTAACAGAGAGGCTGGAAGACACATGGATGTGATGAAGAATTTATCAGCTCTGCGGGTTGACCTGTCTGATGTCTGTCATACAGGGAGGTCCTGGTCACCTGTACCTGCTGAAGAACAAAGTGGCCACCTTTGCCAAGGTGGAGAAAGAAGAGGACATGATACTGTGAGTCCCCCAGTACACAGTAGTACAACTACAACTAGCACAGTCAACTACTAGTctgattttgctttttaatttaaaggtgGTTTCAGATGGAATTAGCTGGATTCCAGATCCCATGTAACAGACATAGGCACCCCCTGGTAGATCATTCCCAGTCGGAGAATTTGGGCTGAACACATGGAAACAGTTATGAATAAACCATATTGCACTTGGCAGAGGGAGACAGGGGGCAGCGCAGTTCTACCTGTGTCTGAGCCTGGCTGACTGTGGCCTCGATCACGCTGAAATGGAGACGTATGGGGCGAGTCGCTGTAGTTGGCGAAGCATGTGAACAGGTTTTATGAGGCACCTGACGCATGATTTGTCAAGAAGAAGGGGAGATCGCCTGCTCCTGATTTACGCGGCCTGGCCCAGCTGATGCGGTCAGTGGCCGAGCTGCACAGCTGCTAACCATGACCGCTCTCCCTGTCCGCTCTGTCCACTCTTCAGCTTCTGGAAGCGGCTGAGCCGACTGATGACCAAGCTGAACCCCGAGCCCAATGTCATCCACGTGATGGGCTGCTACGTGTTGGGCAATCCTAACGGAGAGAAGGTAGGGCTGGCTGCTCCGTACACATCTCCAGTGACCACTGGGCACCAAGGAAGGGTGACATGGGGTCTGTATGCAGCCTGGGCCAACATGGTTCCACGGACAATGACCACTGTCACCAGAGGGAGCTGGTGTCCACCAGGAGACACGTGTGAGCCATTATGGCCATGCATGGTGGTCACGATGCGCCAGTGCAGTATTCCCCTTGGAGACTGGGAGCTTGCTGTCGTTGTCCATGGGTATGTGGTCTCTGTGGTTCCGTTTGTATGTGACCGAAATTTCATTTCCATTCGAACAGTTCTGACTTGCTCGAACAGGGCAGTCACCGTTCCCAGTAAACTGTTTCTCACACGATACTGCACTGGCTCCAGCAGCCCCTCCCTCTTTCCTCTGATCGTTAATCAGCTCGCATTAAATGCTTTGTGGCAGTTCAGTGTGGCGCTCCTACTGCCGCTGTCTGATAGTGTGCACACGGCTTTATGGAAAACGTTCCTAATAAAGTGGCCAGAGGGCATGCAGCCAAAAGAAGGCTGCTGCAGGGAAGTGGTGCAGAGCACTTAAGAAAATTTGTCTCCCCGCAACCTGTGAGCTTTTATTACTTGAGCCTGAGCAGAGCTTATGCAATGGGGCTATTTATAGTGGCGATGCTCAGCCATGCGCGTGCTGTCTCCTCGGTCAATGGCAGGCTGTCCTTGACGCTCCTCGTCGTAAACCACTCGTCTCGCGGGCCTCCACTGGGCTCTTCAGCACCACTGTGGGGCCCGTATTGACCGCCTGATGCGGTCCACATTGGGCACTGGGGGAAGTTTCTGACTCCTGGGTGAACCCTTCTCTGTACCACGCCTGCccccccagtctctctctccctctatgGCCGCCTGCTGCTCACTGCTCGCCTGCAGTGCCTGGTGGTGGCAATGCACGCCCGTGTCTCATCCTCCACTGAAATGTGCGCCGTGCTATCCGTCTAATTGATGACCTTCTTTTTATCGATTACTGCTCGGCGCCGCAGCTGTTCCAGAATCTGAAGAACCTGATGAAGCCCCAGTCCATCACGTTCGAGTCGCCCCTGGAGCTGTCGGCACAAGGTGAGACCAGGCGCGCGGCCCAGACCACAGCTTCCACTGCAGGGCGTCGCAGGCCTTCATTCAGTGACTGAGTGATCTTCAGCAGCAGagtcaattaagcaattattgGCAAATCGAGCAATTAATTGTATAATTAATGACCAATTAAATAATTGCCACTTCAGTCATTACAGTGCTGTTTGGATAAGAGCCGGGCAGTGGCTTGAATTTGGCTGAGGGCTGGCAGCCCTTCCCCTGGGCACTGTGTACGAGAAAGCTGCCTCTCCAAGGTGAACTTGTAATACAAAGTGAGCACTGTTGCTGACAAGATCTGTAAAAGGTCTTTTTAAAGGCAGCAGATGGCCTtatctttatttcttaaaagttTAAAGATATAGCTTCATAAagttaacattgttttttttaagaaaagcgTG
Proteins encoded in this region:
- the LOC102694249 gene encoding NMDA receptor synaptonuclear signaling and neuronal migration factor isoform X1; amino-acid sequence: MGTAVSKRKHLRNDAISSVAAKVRAARAFGEYLSHAHPENRNGSDHLLSETFICQDSDSLENSGLHNNNNNQRPAAPPRSPPAPGAPAGQDAPAAAGAASCPPNKRRLSLVSGGQLERSLSAEEPPPPALRGLCADCEPQPPRVYTITREGGMLGGRGSAESLELEVLKGSQELGRRSPPSPPPAAAGAPPHGGEGHHHHGNHHHGGHHHGNHHHHHHHHHQQQHANSGGGGGAPPAPQPLQSSGSAHNIRGWAGAGSRPGSRDCPQDCAGSHPAPVGAQHSLDLESARQRKKLERMYSVDRVSEDVPIHSWFPKENMFSFQTATTTMQAAFRGFAERKRRKREHESAAVIQRNFRKHLRMVGSRRMRAQTFADRREKSFSRSWSDPTPIKTDPLHDSRDSGDLQESCGTLDEGSADQIWEEEREEERLACQGEDFIPPKIMLISSKVPKAEYVPNIIRRDDHSIIPILYDHEHATFDDILEEIEKKLNAYRRGCKIWRMLIFCQGGPGHLYLLKNKVATFAKVEKEEDMILFWKRLSRLMTKLNPEPNVIHVMGCYVLGNPNGEKLFQNLKNLMKPQSITFESPLELSAQGKEMIETYFDFRLYRLWKTRQHSKLLDYDDIL
- the LOC102694249 gene encoding NMDA receptor synaptonuclear signaling and neuronal migration factor isoform X2 translates to MRRVRRPLAVSWAGIGRAARAFGEYLSHAHPENRNGSDHLLSETFICQDSDSLENSGLHNNNNNQRPAAPPRSPPAPGAPAGQDAPAAAGAASCPPNKRRLSLVSGGQLERSLSAEEPPPPALRGLCADCEPQPPRVYTITREGGMLGGRGSAESLELEVLKGSQELGRRSPPSPPPAAAGAPPHGGEGHHHHGNHHHGGHHHGNHHHHHHHHHQQQHANSGGGGGAPPAPQPLQSSGSAHNIRGWAGAGSRPGSRDCPQDCAGSHPAPVGAQHSLDLESARQRKKLERMYSVDRVSEDVPIHSWFPKENMFSFQTATTTMQAAFRGFAERKRRKREHESAAVIQRNFRKHLRMVGSRRMRAQTFADRREKSFSRSWSDPTPIKTDPLHDSRDSGDLQESCGTLDEGSADQIWEEEREEERLACQGEDFIPPKIMLISSKVPKAEYVPNIIRRDDHSIIPILYDHEHATFDDILEEIEKKLNAYRRGCKIWRMLIFCQGGPGHLYLLKNKVATFAKVEKEEDMILFWKRLSRLMTKLNPEPNVIHVMGCYVLGNPNGEKLFQNLKNLMKPQSITFESPLELSAQGKEMIETYFDFRLYRLWKTRQHSKLLDYDDIL
- the LOC102694249 gene encoding NMDA receptor synaptonuclear signaling and neuronal migration factor isoform X3 produces the protein MGTAVSKRKHLRNDAISSVAAKVRAARAFGEYLSHAHPENRNGSDHLLSETFICQDSDSLENSGLHNNNNNQRPAAPPRSPPAPGAPAGQDAPAAAGAASCPPNKRRLSLVSGGQLERSLSAEEPPPPALRGLCADCEPQPPRVYTITREGGMLGGRGSAESLELEVLKGSQELGRRSPPSPPPAAAGAPPHGGEGHHHHGNHHHGGHHHGNHHHHHHHHHQQQHANSGGGGGAPPAPQPLQSSGSAHNIRGWAGAGSRPGSRDCPQDCAGSHPAPVGAQHSLDLESARQRKKLERMYSVDRVSEDVPIHSWFPKENMFSFQTATTTMQANFRKHLRMVGSRRMRAQTFADRREKSFSRSWSDPTPIKTDPLHDSRDSGDLQESCGTLDEGSADQIWEEEREEERLACQGEDFIPPKIMLISSKVPKAEYVPNIIRRDDHSIIPILYDHEHATFDDILEEIEKKLNAYRRGCKIWRMLIFCQGGPGHLYLLKNKVATFAKVEKEEDMILFWKRLSRLMTKLNPEPNVIHVMGCYVLGNPNGEKLFQNLKNLMKPQSITFESPLELSAQGKEMIETYFDFRLYRLWKTRQHSKLLDYDDIL
- the LOC102694249 gene encoding NMDA receptor synaptonuclear signaling and neuronal migration factor isoform X4; this translates as MGTAVSKRKHLRNDAISSVAAKVRAARAFGEYLSHAHPENRNGSDHLLSETFICQDSDSLENSGLHNNNNNQRPAAPPRSPPAPGAPAGQDAPAAAGAASCPPNKRRLSLVSGGQLERSLSAEEPPPPALRGLCADCEPQPPRVYTITREGGMLGGRGSAESLELEVLKGSQELGRRSPPSPPPAAAGAPPHGGEGHHHHGNHHHGGHHHGNHHHHHHHHHQQQHANSGGGGGAPPAPQPLQSSGSAHNIRGWAGAGSRPGSRDCPQDCAGSHPAPVGAQHSLDLESARQRKKLERMYSVDRVSEDVPIHSWFPKENMFSFQTATTTMQAAFRGFAERKRRKREHESAAVIQRNFRKHLRMVGSRRMRAQSGDLQESCGTLDEGSADQIWEEEREEERLACQGEDFIPPKIMLISSKVPKAEYVPNIIRRDDHSIIPILYDHEHATFDDILEEIEKKLNAYRRGCKIWRMLIFCQGGPGHLYLLKNKVATFAKVEKEEDMILFWKRLSRLMTKLNPEPNVIHVMGCYVLGNPNGEKLFQNLKNLMKPQSITFESPLELSAQGKEMIETYFDFRLYRLWKTRQHSKLLDYDDIL